The proteins below are encoded in one region of Phaseolus vulgaris cultivar G19833 chromosome 1, P. vulgaris v2.0, whole genome shotgun sequence:
- the LOC137815532 gene encoding uncharacterized protein has protein sequence MGPKELLKSSSPSFDRSGDWMIQQLNSDGTFPSSSSTPPSNSPNSSSTGLYNVSYKISMNLLPNARLGAQKSMLNTTTNVTEAVNVSAEGIYDAEAGSLCMVGCRNLGSKNEIPSKTSLDCEIIVKFQFPPLDTNKNGDYIKGSIVSTRENSDPLYFKQLDVNSAAFYTAEASRTLKKVDMEVIMILVCTTLACVFVGLQLYHVKRNPDMVSLISFVMLLILTLGNMVPLVLNFEALFAQNHGKKSILLGNELLEVKEISVRLIVMVGFLLQLRLLQLIWSARKDDTKQMDLWMAEKRVFYVIFTLHAAGFGTRWLSLASNFAKFVRNSKGNALSCSFYYGISLVKVIPHAYDLFEALVYVDGSSLYEDEIADYYSTAWDIIIPLVSLLFAVIIHLQQRFGGCIIMSWRIKGKEEYEKVPVVTER, from the exons atgggacctaaagaactattgaagtcttcttctccttccttcgatCGGTCAGGTGACTGGATG ATCCAACAGTTGAACTCAGACGGAACCTTTCCTTCTTCCAGTTCTACACCCCCATCTAATTCTCCAAATTCTAGCAGCACTGGCTTGTACAATGTTAGCTACAAAATTAGCATGAATCTACTACCTAATGCCAGGTTAGGTGCACAGAAGTCTATgttaaacacaacaacaaatgTAACTGAGGCTGTGAATGTTTCAGCCGAGGGAATTTATGATGCTGAAGCTGGAAGCTTATGTATGGTAGGTTGCAGAAATCTTGGCTCAAAGAACGAAATACCATCAAAAACTTCTCTGGATTGTGAGATTATAGTCAAGTTTCAGTTCCCTCCACTTGATACAAACAAAAATGGAGATTACATTAAAGGAAGTATAGTAAGCACACGAGAAAATTCAGATCCTCTCTACTTCAAACAGTTGGATGTGAATTCAGCTGCATTTTACACCGCCGAAGCATCACGAACCTTAAAAAAAGTAGATATGGAGGTCATAATGATTCTAGTTTGCACCACACTAGCATGTGTTTTTGTGGGTTTGCAACTCTACCACGTGAAAAGAAATCCTGATATGGTTTCCTTAATCTCCTTTGTCATGTTATTGATTCTTACTTTGGGAAATATGGTACCCCTTGTTCTGAACTTTGAAGCCCTTTTTGCACAAAATCATGGCAAGAAAAGCATTTTGCTCGGAAATGAATTGCTTGAAGTAAAGGAAATTTCTGTACGGCTAATTGTAATGGTGGGTTTCTTGTTGCAACTCCGTCTCTTGCAGCTAATATGGTCAGCAAGAAAGGATGATACGAAACAAATGGACCTTTGGATGGCTGAGAAGAGGGTTTTCTATGTCATTTTTACCTTACATGCAGCAGG GTTTGGTACTCGATGGCTTTCTCTTGCCTCAAATTTTGCTAAATTTGTCAGGAATTCCAAGGGGAATGCTCTTTCTTGTTCATTTTACTATGGAATCAGTTTGGTTAAAGTAATTCCCCATGCATATGATCTCTTTGAGGCTCTTGTATATGTGGACGGCTCATCCTTATACGAGGATGAGATTGCAGACTATTACTCCACTGCTTGGGATATAATCATTCCTTTGGTAAGCCTTTTGTTTGCTGTAATCATCCATTTGCAACAACGGTTTGGTGGTTGTATCATTATGTCTTGGAGAATTAAGGGCAAAGAAGAATATGAAAAGGTGCCTGTGGTGACTGAAAGATAG